A single genomic interval of Terriglobus albidus harbors:
- a CDS encoding MotA/TolQ/ExbB proton channel family protein, which yields MILAHLATFAPHSIGMFLQEGQVSFSLMGLWTNMGWLARIVAIILFIMSIWSLAVIIDRALYFSAARKQSREFAPKVAGALKDGRLDEAIKIADRSKKSHLAEVVTAGLQEFRSFGSGGSITEDQIESAKRALERSEAIVHAKLKRGLGGLATIGSTAPFIGLFGTVVGILNAFQQIATQKTSGIGAVAGGISEALVTTAFGLLVAIPAVMCFNFFTGKVESFDVEMDNSSSELVDYFIKQSHR from the coding sequence GTGATTCTCGCTCATCTCGCAACTTTCGCCCCCCACAGCATCGGCATGTTTCTCCAGGAGGGCCAGGTAAGCTTCTCGCTCATGGGTCTGTGGACGAACATGGGCTGGCTGGCCCGTATCGTCGCCATCATCCTGTTCATCATGTCGATCTGGTCGCTGGCTGTGATCATCGATCGCGCCCTGTATTTCTCGGCTGCCCGTAAGCAGTCCCGTGAGTTTGCTCCCAAGGTTGCCGGCGCTCTGAAGGACGGCCGTCTGGATGAGGCGATCAAGATCGCTGACCGTTCCAAGAAGTCGCACCTGGCCGAGGTTGTTACCGCCGGCCTGCAGGAGTTCCGTTCGTTTGGTTCCGGCGGTTCCATCACCGAGGACCAGATCGAGTCTGCCAAACGCGCTCTGGAGCGCTCCGAAGCTATCGTTCACGCCAAGCTGAAGCGCGGCCTGGGCGGTCTGGCCACCATCGGTTCCACCGCTCCGTTTATCGGTCTGTTCGGTACGGTAGTCGGTATTCTTAACGCCTTCCAGCAGATCGCTACCCAGAAGACCTCCGGTATCGGCGCTGTCGCTGGCGGTATCTCGGAAGCTCTGGTAACGACCGCGTTCGGTCTGCTCGTAGCTATCCCGGCCGTTATGTGCTTCAACTTCTTCACCGGTAAGGTTGAGTCCTTCGACGTGGAGATGGATAACAGCTCCTCGGAGCTGGTGGACTACTTCATCAAGCAGTCGCACCGCTAA
- a CDS encoding energy transducer TonB, with protein MFEDSLMESGGKIKSKSKYWMIATFSFNGVIIALMILIPLLYPEALPKTAMTAMLSAPPPPPPPPPPPPPAQVVKPIKVISELDQGLHAPTKIPKDIKMVKEDAAPPPQVAGVAGMAGMGGGSGSGIAGGVLGGIGTAPAPVVKVAPPKGPTRVSAGVMAGQILVKTNPVYPPIARAAHVQGSVVLHAVISKSGTIQNLTVISGPEMLRNAAVEAVQQWKYKPYLLNGEPTEVDTTITVNFTMGG; from the coding sequence ATGTTTGAAGACTCGTTGATGGAATCCGGCGGCAAGATCAAGTCCAAGTCCAAGTACTGGATGATCGCTACCTTTAGTTTCAACGGGGTCATCATTGCTCTGATGATCCTGATTCCGCTGCTGTATCCCGAAGCGCTGCCTAAGACGGCGATGACGGCGATGCTCAGCGCGCCTCCGCCGCCTCCGCCTCCGCCACCTCCGCCGCCTCCGGCGCAGGTGGTGAAGCCGATCAAGGTCATTAGCGAGCTGGACCAGGGCCTGCACGCTCCGACCAAGATCCCCAAGGACATCAAGATGGTTAAGGAAGACGCTGCGCCTCCGCCGCAGGTCGCCGGTGTTGCCGGTATGGCGGGCATGGGGGGCGGCTCCGGTTCCGGCATCGCTGGTGGTGTTCTCGGTGGTATCGGTACGGCTCCGGCTCCGGTCGTGAAGGTGGCTCCTCCCAAGGGACCGACTCGCGTTTCGGCCGGTGTGATGGCTGGACAGATCCTGGTGAAGACCAACCCGGTCTATCCTCCGATCGCCCGCGCCGCTCACGTACAGGGTTCGGTTGTGCTGCATGCCGTGATCTCGAAGAGCGGCACCATCCAGAACCTGACGGTCATCAGCGGACCTGAGATGCTGCGTAACGCGGCCGTCGAGGCTGTGCAGCAGTGGAAGTACAAGCCCTACCTGCTCAACGGTGAACCCACCGAAGTGGATACCACCATCACCGTAAACTTTACGATGGGAGGCTAA